Proteins encoded within one genomic window of Eleutherodactylus coqui strain aEleCoq1 chromosome 1, aEleCoq1.hap1, whole genome shotgun sequence:
- the NIPA2 gene encoding magnesium transporter NIPA2: MGQDKGKYDFYIGLSLAISSSLFIGGSFILKKKGLLRLARKGSMRAGQGGHAYLKEWLWWAGLLSMGAGEVANFAAYAFAPATLVTPLGALSVLVSAILSSYFLSEKLNLHGKIGCLLSILGSTVMVIHAPQEEEIENLNEMSIKLADPGFLIFATAVVIISLILIFVVGPSHGQSNILVYISICSVIGALSVSCVKGLGIAIKGLFAGEAVLKNPLSWILLISLIVCVSTQINYLNRALDIFNTSLVTPIYYVFFTTSVLTCSAILFKEWQHMAANDMIGTFSGFMTIIIGIFLLHAFKDVSLSLFNLPVSLRKDERFLNGNPSNTLYEHLNGDVESHLCDADVLMNESAASRRNGNVTF, translated from the exons ATGGGGCAAGACAAAGGAAAATATGACTTTTATATAGGACTCAGCCTGGCGATTAGCTCAAGTCTGTTTATTGGTGGCAGCTTCATACTGAAGAAGAAAGGGCTGCTGCGGCTGGCAAGGAAGGGCTCTATGAGAGCAG GGCAGGGTGGCCATGCGTACCTGAAGGAATGGCTGTGGTGGGCCGGGCTTCTTTCAA TGGGAGCAGGTGAAGTTGCTAATTTTGCTGCATATGCCTTTGCACCAGCAACACTTGTGACCCCTTTAGGAGCTTTAAGTGTGCTAGTCAG CGCTATCCTGTCTTCATACTTCTTAAGTGAGAAACTAAACCTTCATGGAAAGATTGGATGTTTGCTGAGTATACTGGGATCCACAGTGATGGTTATCCATGCCCCACAAGAAGAGGAGATTGAAAATTTAAATGAAATGTCCATCAAGTTAGCTGATCCAG GTTTTCTGATTTTTGCTACAGCGGTTGTTATTATTTCCCTTATTCTAATCTTTGTGGTCGGACCAAGTCATGGCCAGTCCAACATATTGGTCTATATCTCCATCTGCTCTGTGATCGGAGCGCTGTCTGTCTCATGTGTTAAAGGGTTGGGAATTGCTATTAAGGGACTGTTTGCTGGAGAAGCTGTTCTGAAGAATCCCTTGTCCTGGATCCTATTGATCAGCCTCATCGTGTGTGTAAGCACTCAGATTAACTACTTGAACAGAGCTCTGGATATATTTAACACCTCGTTAGTGACTCCTATTTACTATGTGTTCTTCACCACCTCCGTGCTTACCTGCTCTGCCATCCTGTTCAAGGAGTGGCAGCACATGGCTGCCAATGACATGATTGGCACCTTCAGTGGTTTCATGACCATCATCATTGGAATCTTTTTATTGCATGCCTTCAAAGATGTGTCCCTAAGCCTATTCAACTTGCCTGTTTCACTCCGGAAAGATGAGCGATTTCTAAACGGGAACCCTTCCAACACCCTTTATGAGCATTTGAATGGGGACGTGGAGAGCCACCTTTGCGACGCTGACGTGCTGATGAACGAGAGCGCAGCTTCTCGGCGCAATGGAAATGTAACATTTTAA